A genomic segment from Montipora foliosa isolate CH-2021 chromosome 9, ASM3666993v2, whole genome shotgun sequence encodes:
- the LOC137970527 gene encoding uncharacterized protein, which produces MSKFKCKCLNVTVHVKEKATRIADGKAFVSALEKSAFFSLDLYEVELAVGGITKEVGSLVKETKIEDWNVFTCINCKTDTHALHVVKKYDRVLISQEMESDPDVLNKNASSPEYSSIFKILLKPVKENEEVILDNSCGHAILLGQDAISLAMVSVQEQVKKYLEAEETSMNERIRKFAEEQKAQFASLQSRAFKDKQALYWSIKREEERSLETSLNEAIGDSSSDTALFSKPEHPVAPKYNKYQHPVNQVHITQVGSQKYPVHPATNQPSYKMRKTTRKGKQQQKDLSCERDADPVFSLDDFADDCEPFFESEEDDLSSDNSFQAEEHLYNNSRLKNVKKSMQYSTSVPITMPSGKNSPSEDDEFVIPEPSKIGESMKAIARSVHESSEGMFGELPRPRRSTLSYR; this is translated from the exons ATGAGTAAGTTTAAGTGTAAGTGTCTGAACGTCACTGTACATGTTAAAGAGAAAGCGACTCGCATAGCGGACGGGAAAGCGTTTGTTTCGGCGCTTGAGAAGTCGGCCTTCTTCTCTCTGGATCTTTATGAGGTTGAACTTGCAGTTGGAGGAATCACAAAG GAAGTAGGAAGCCTGGTTAAGGAGACAAAAATAGAAGATTGGAATGTGTTCACTTGTATAAATTGTAAAACGGACACACATGCCTTGCATGTTGTGAAAAAGTACGACCGAGTTCTTATAAGCCAGGAAATGGAG AGCGATCCTGATGTCTTAAACAAGAATGCTTCCTCTCCAGAGTATTCATCTATATTCAAAATACTTCTTAAACCTGTAAAGGAGAATGAAGAGGTCATTCTTGACAATTCAT GTGGACACGCTATTTTACTCGGTCAAGACGCAATTTCACTGGCCATGGTTAGTGTACAGGAGCAGGTGAAGAAGTATCTTGAAGCAGAGGAGACTTCAATGAATGAAAGAATAAG GAAATttgctgaagaacaaaaggCACAGTTTGCCTCACTTCAGTCCCGGGCATTCAAGGACAAACAGGCTCTCTACTG GTCTATCAAAAGGGAAGAAGAAAGATCATTGGAAACTTCTCTGAATGAAGCCATAGGGGACAGCTCATCAGACACAGCTTTGTTTTCCAAACCTG AGCACCCTGTGGCACCAAAATATAACAAGTACCAGCACCCAGTTAACCAAGTCCATATCACCCAAGTAGGCTCACAGAAATATCCTGTACATCCTGCAACTAATCAACCATCTTACAAGATGAGGAAGACGACCCGGAAGGGAAAGCAACAGCAGAAGGACCTTTCGTGTGAAAGGGACGCTGATCCAGTTTTCTCACTGGATGATTTTGCTGATGACTGTGAACCATTTTTTGAATCTGAAGAAGATGATCTCAGTAGTG ACAACAGCTTCCAGGCAGAGGAACACCTCTACAATAATTCACGGCTAAAAAATGTCAAGAAATCAATGCAGTACTCAACGTCTGTCCCTATTACCATGCCATCAGGGAAAAACTCACCATCAGAGGATGATGAG TTTGTGATACCAGAACCAAGCAAGATTGGAGAAAGTATGAAGGCAATAGCTCGCAGTGTCCATGAAAGCAGTGAGGGGATGTTTGGTGAACTTCCACGACCCAGAAGGAGTACTCTTTCTTATAGATAG